TGTTGGCTGTCCGCACTATTCTTTGGCAGGCTGTAAGGGAAACTGCATGTTCAAGAGCCGTGATGTTTGGGACGACTGCTGCAATTCCTAATCTCCTGCTTTCAGTCTTACAGAGGTCAGCTGATtccaaaatgatccaattcgATTGTAATTGTCGGTGAATTTAGTCGCTTTTCTCCTTCAGGACAAGAGTTTTCCAGAAGAACAGTCTATTGGTCGCTCCTACCCGTTGCATCAGTCTGGCATATGTTCTCGGTTTGATGATCCCGCTTTCATTCAGTCTTTTCCCTCAATTAGGGATGGTAAGATTCTTGACAGATCTTGGCTGAATTGTTTTAACCTGAGTTTGTCTGACAGTGACCTTGTTTTCCagataaagaaagaaaatgttgaGGAAGAAATACAGATCATGATGACCGGTGGAGAGTTGTACTACCATCGAGGACTATGAGCAATAGTACAATACAAATGAAGTTACTGCATTAGGTTCAGACTGAAGGTAACAtgaatagaaaaatatttatattgtttGGTATAATGTGGCACAACAACCAAAGGTTGGTCACTCAACACATTGGTTGCAATTAGACTAATTAtgatctcattttatttttaagccttttctgtcactttcTGAACCAAAATATGGTcctttattatttttaggtCACGCTTAGCATTTTATAGCACCTCCAAAATAGCTTTCAAAATATTGATCACTGTATGACaaccaaacattttttatttttaaaagcaacTTGTGAAAAAGTGATAGGTGTCAGCCCATGCATTTGTAAATTTGAGGTCAGTAGGACTTCTAAAATATGAACTGGCACACTTGGCATACTTTTGTTGTTCAAATCAACGCCTGCTGAAGCAGCAAGTGTACGTACCCAAATGGTCAACGTGTTAACCAGCATCAGGAAACCTGTAAAACCTTATGACTTATATTTGTAAAATCTGCTCTGCAGCCGCTAGATGAAATAAGAAGTTTTCTGTTGCCGAAGGGAAATGTTGCTGCTTTAAATGTTCCATAGTTAGTTTAGAGCCTTCGCACTGATCGGCCAACGACCCCAAATGAGTAAGAATCTGTTTGGTCTTCAAAGAAATATCCTGCAATTGAGAATCAGAGTGTCAGCCTTGAGAGGAAATGAGCCTCATTGCTCACATCTTTCAAAAACTAAAATCTCACCTTAATGACGTGACTATCTGACCTCTCTGTATCTTCTGCAGATTGGACGATTAAATGGCCGATTTCCTTGTGTAACTTCCCCATCATCATACTCTCTGTGTTGGAATATAACATAGGTATATTATTTTCTAGTATTTCTCTGGAGTAGTAGGATATCCTTTAATGAAATGTATACAGCACCTTTAGCACTCTGTGATATAGTAATGATGCTTTCTGGAAGGTTGACATACACATCAAAAAGCTCTGTTCTGTTGCTAACTTCTGGATCAACAAATCCTGCTATATACCctgtaggggaaaaaaatactcacACATAAATAACTGATATCCAATATGATAAGAAAGCAAATATTGCAAAGATGTGGTCATTGTAACACTGTCTCTTTCCGTAATTCACTGAATCTCGGTTCACTTTGTCTATTTTTACCAGAAACAAagcaaacaactttttttttacctggacaTTTACTGAGATGCTCCAATTCACTGTCACTCAGATGCACATATGGATGCAGGATCGACCAATCTTTCCTGTGCCACGCAAGAGCAGGAAGCGCTCTAAAACATTAACAGTGGGAGTAAGCAAGCCTCAAAACTAGCGAGACCATTATTACAAgataatacttaaaaaatacagtgaatATTATATTTACCTTGTGAATTCCAACAAGGCTTCAATTCGAGGGTGGTGGACAGCAATTCGCTTTTTCAGCATAACAGCAGTGTACAGGATAATGGTTTCCATACCAAACTGCAATACCACATCTGATACAAAACACTATCATTCACTATTGATATCACGTTAACTCTAATACGGAAATAAAGTGCACTATTCTGTCGTTACCTTTAATGGATCCTGCCAGAAATGCCTGCCGAACATCGTAGTCCTTGATTAAAAAGGAGCCATTCTCTTCACTTTGACAAATACCTTTGGTCAGGACCGCAATGTAGACCTCCATCATTTTCACTGGACTGCCATATTTGATGTACGTCCTGAATAATAAACCAAAGTTCCTCTCAAATGATTTTCTAGTATGACTTAACAACATTGGCACGCCTACCTGCACAATATTCGATTGAGTGCAGCATATTTCTCTGGATTGAAGTCTTTGGCTATAACCGCCACCGACAAATGTGTTACCTGCAAAtgggaaaacaattaaaattcaAAGTATATATTTTCAGTAGCAACCTCTTTCCCAAGTACTGTACCTTGTTGAGAGCTGTAGGCTCTTGCACCGCCATCGTGCTGATGTAATACCAAGTACGACAGAACTGACCGAACACAAATGTGTGAAACTCTTCATTGCTCTGTGTCAAACAGCATTTGGTAAGCAGGACTTTTCGAAGTTCTGAGCTAACTGCAGGGTAACACCAAACCCATAGAGTGTCCCCATTCACATCtttttctggagaaaaaaatagacattttaaatgaatgcctCCCCTTGGCACACTGTAAAAAGTAAAGCTCTTACCAAGAATGTCAactttacagtaaaaaaaaaaacagcacacttaaaataaacttattaaaagcaaaataattctatatatatgtacagacgctcccctacttacgaatgcaattggttccgagcgattgttcataagttgaatttgtttgtaagttgattcagtgctatattttgtattataatttatgtttaaggctgatataagtatattgaaggtttatataagtgcatttgtatgtttaaggcttgtataagtaacatgcattggtttgtactgaaaaaaaaaaaaattaataaaatggagagaatatgtacagtactgtagagagagagagagatttatgtattagaaactggccaaaagaagcgacctaatgacgattgcacagttttcttctttttttcatcataaatgatgcggtagcactgtatggcatcattcaattgatttgcaaactttgtgcaacgttcaatatttgggtcctgctgctcgatctttctgtttataaatggtactgacggtcgaacgattcaatgcccgtgaaacgctcaccactctcacgcgcatcaagcttcgttattattgccactcgtttcaaatgaaatggcttgcctcttccttgcaactccctcaatagaagcctttagctttttaccaaccatattcaatattggatgcatgagatatttaatgatacaaaagaaaaaggttctttgcacactggagatacattcacgcacttccgcattgcaacgaagaagaaggtagatgctggatgagctgagctctcacagcgccaggcgtcggtattagcggcggaaagaagtactactccgaaaaaggcgaaatacaaaattggacttgcgaacatttttggacttaaacgcaatttgcagacatgttcgtatgtaccgttgttcgtaagttgaatgttcgtaagtaggggagcgtctgtatagtcaggcttttgtctttaaaaatgaccatgtatattaagggtttttattaaaaaatgaccatgtatagtaaggcttttttatttaaaaaaaacgaccatgtacagtaaagcgtttttcttaaaagacgacatagtatagtaaggctttttttcttaaaaaatgacatagtattgtaaggcttttttcttaaaaaaaaaacgacagtattgtaaggctttttttcgtaaaaaacgacatagtatagtaaggcttttttcttaaaaaacaacatagtagaggcttttttctttaaagacgacatagtatagtaaggcttattttctttaaaaacgacacagtatagtaaggcttttttgtctttaaaaacgacatagtatagtatggcttttccccctaaaaaaacgacatagtatagtatggcttttttcctttaaaaaacgacatagtatagtgtggagtatggaatgtattcttatgctttttattagtcaataggtttatttagtttagtcactagaatagaattttgcatgacctagcggaaatttccgtccgtgacacctatgagttgggggcgcgtcatctaccatgacactcccatttctttgttcagtttcccgcctaaagtctgtacctatgtcacatgacctttgtcaataaaactagtcgacctgctggggggattcagggagttcaaactagtcaggctggaggatagacgcgctcctgccgctggctgctctgaccccctccttcagctgaagctagataaaactcatcatggccgactctgtgtgcttcctctaattcgaagttattgaatgtttatcgattagatccaacattttctggtgccttagaaacccgggagattcatttctgaattttcggaccacggtggactgaaagccgagaatactgacgtcagctactcttactttaAAAGAGAGGGCATTTCGGTTGATCGTGGCCCGCTTGAAGAACGAACCCCCATCGAAAAGGAGGAGGCACagagacggtaaggggctgtttaaaattaatatttaggacaaggctggtgggaatcccgtttttccaatcgtgagaaagtcgaagaaaaacgcctcataaatcggggataaatgcatatcgttggggagtatgtatgtcaaaaaagaaggtaatacacaaggtatgcggcggacgtacacttcggccataagtgacgttcgtaaggcaagctggtgacgcggctttaacctagggggtgaaatagtccctcggtaaaggatttctggagattgtcaaaaataaagcttccaaaaatactgcacccgatgagtaagaaagcgctcgattaaaaagtatagtactactattatataaaccagaagcgtttgttaagaaccggaagtaggccgtgacgcGCTTTATGTCGCGCTTGGTACGCGCTTGGTATGCGCTCATgataacggttaaaaagacggcgtagacggataaataggataataaaagataagtattaaagagataataaattagatgcGACGTCCCTAGAGAATCGCCGTAAAAtatcgccttaaatgtattaatagcgtaacatgtgaccattgttttaaagaatgaaacaaaaacatggttaacatgcttgtgaagattctggacagaaaggatgaggagctgctttaggtggttgtctttcctcaagaaactttctatcttcatgaAGAACAAGAATtatatgtttttcacaagttcaggtaatagtcacacatttcaaaattggggccctccctatgaagatcattgaacatgagctcaagaggtacggcctttggcaagatgagctacaaagggagagagaagggggaaTGAGCACATGTAAGACAGAACAAAGGACGAAAATGGCCGAATAATGTGGAgccaggcaagaagcccactttacggcCAGGCCCCCTTCACAGaagcggacacccctcacccgacaagccaagcaaacccggtgcaaacaaaaagagggggggggggggggctcgcccatagctcttactgcccatttcacacctggacccaggagagagcccacaccagcccagcccaaggccccctccccctgcacaaagagagagaggaaccacagcatgcaaatgccactgcaggtttgaacctaaatcacttgagtccgattgtctccccacggagggggagggaaagagagagagacagagagatgacagtgttgtaatatattagtgacaaattatgggtcctttattaaacactgatatttatattaggaaatgcctagtgaaaggttattttccctaaattttaattgaggtaacagtgagcacagaaaatggctcttattttaaataaaaccgccttcttagagcggataggaattcagccagagctttaactattgggttttagaaatatgagagtgatttgcgatttagacttaagtattaagaatcatccaaattattaatgatatcaaacatgaaaacaacgcagaaatggcatttatccaaattattaggtaaatttggataaaataattgatttaggataggcatgatttccctgggacggaagaggcatggaatgtttttaagtgcacaaaaagcattccttgttttgcccggaacaagtgaaatatgctttggcgtggttcattttaatgactattagaatattaatgatatacgaattgcattagcatcaaacagttgatgtcaaccaaatgacgttaacctatttcttttgagaatgattaggctgataagacagcaaaatggaggtaagctgccaaaaagcccagacgtgggatggcgctcttcaccagtaatgaaaaattgcagaccactgatttctgaaaatgagtaagcgtgaatgattgtttgtttgtctttttgtgtttctaattggccgaccatcaagatataatcaattaggtatcaaggtggaaaatgatttagcaaattggaatcgatttcggaatttgccaataagccgtttcacggatggcaacgccaaattatggaaaaatatttcgtccaaggaaattttttaatggaaaaagcagcagtactccaaatgtgaaaattgaagtggagaaacaaatctgctatgcaaaatttaggagcactgaaaagacagtgcttgataccaaattccaaagtactattgatttattgtgataatggcatccaaattgtgttaacagaataattgactgaattgacaaaagtttccatatttcgttccggaaaaatatggaaatccaatttagtggaatgtaccaaacgccattattaactacacgattggaattggaggatgaggttaatcatatgtctgcataaaagaaaaaactttaaagaaacgcattaattttgggttggcagagggagattgcatttctcaacaggaaacatgatgagcaacccaggatgagagtgcaaatgttcctgaccaaaccagcagacatgaaaatagcggatccattttgtgctctgtaagaaggttctctcagttgaaacgtatgcggaggcaggtaagataaacttttgacgtaatcagacaaaatggcaagcactccaatattgattggaaagattattgctcggggagcaatgctgtaagccatgaggaactttttatattggttttattgtctccataaaaaaagtgaaagcgtttcaattgagaccaaaccttcttacagatagttaaagtaaacaattgagactagatcttcttacagatttttgaagtaaacaattagagagaaaagagaaactacaatggatagaaatgtaactagaatttaattttaggcctgactattgaaaaatattgattaagaaagttttataggagatgattggcaaactccgaagacaatggaatgttacatttgataataagactactagtttgggatattttgaatttcaaaacactgaggttaatatgcaacgcaatacacattgttagatgaattgggacttgattagtatgcattttaaaagtaatgggctttaattgctctaaaggatacaattatgctagaaatattgaccctgacaaacaaggggtgattacattttactgggttcaattctatttagaattataaatgtgtgcattttgtttgtgaatattaattgatgtgaatctaaactgttacagagaacgggaaagctgttttcctggggagaaagcagcctggtttgctttttgtatttttcctattcttagtatgattagttaatttgtgtaattgtaggaaagaggaaaaaacaaatatgggttttgatcttaacaaggaagcagtgttcaaaatagaatatcagctagcatgtttaattttgactgataaggtatttaaattttcacaaacataatgatgaatgttaagcacgtgttaaagacaacgacagaacacagcagcatacacaacaccaaaactgagccgatctcaagaacagtgcagacgaactgtacaaagctaaaggcctaccgtacctaccaaaaatgtattccataattgagccataaatgtctcaacaggggggaggtatggtgaagaggtataaatacctattttaaaatttttgtaggaacttattaatttgttattttattgatctgtaaagaacatgggatctccagaatcagctggagtgacaatggagctcatttttcaaacagcatagtgcaaaacatggcaaaacaactggtagaactagctcgagattaacactttttgagatagttattggaagaccatttcaacttcctttatgggaagatgaaggagagaaactcatccaaagaacatgtaaggtgccgtgatcttttgtctatcttgcaggaggtggtgtagccaggtgactggatcctgatccgagtcataaaagtgaagtcctggttctctccacgatgggaagacccattcgtggcccaactcaccaacctccacagcagcaaagatcactgaaaagtcaaagtcgattcaggtcaagagttcgagacaggtgactctgagtggactaagtcggacggtgtcaaaacccttgtccgtgaagaaactcatctgacgtctactcacctgccacgagcacccctcacttaaccctgacctcccatagactttgcacctctatacagaagccacagtgaaagctgttgccacccacatcacagtgactggactgtcagtgactgcactgtcagtgacaacctgggcgtatctgaacgccccgcccacagagactcgagttggaaaacaagtacaggaaacgtcctgcctcatcactggaaaggcagagccaagcggtccgctcttggatggggacccaacctacatcaacatcggggttccccgcagcataccagatgagtataagctcgctgaccaaattgcacgttcatcccgaacaacacagcagctgacgggagtttaaccaaggccctggagggtcttcgatccctcaacagcaagatgaaagaacaatctggagaactactatgaagaagacgtgtggtatcctgacaacctgaattcactgggtctagacgccacacttaaatctgcagtggtgcagatgagatgcattccttttaaggggagtgaacataacagtaagagataagagatcaaaatcagtgcaaaatccgtgcaattcaaaccacgtgatgcaatctggggtagtgatggtcctggtgaccataattgtggtccgccccccagaaaatcatacagttgctattttcccaacttggggtggataaagttatgcttcatgtaaagacattgaactgttacatgagtgtttattaaccaaactgtcaaagcccttagggatgttgcgggacggaggatggaggtgtgtgtgccatgatgggagaacactgctgcaccttcatcccagacgaaaccagtcaatgctgtttaaatttgcaactccctcatttgcgattttgtttctgttctgtattttttctgtgtgtaatcccctgtatcaaagttatgatttgaaacattatccagcacacgctggtagcttacagtgacatacagtatcaccgcatggcaaaccatactggagattattgcgctttcgaagtgtgacgggtCCCACGATGTCGAGccgtccgggtaattgtacttgtcttgacttaaaaaattgtgttcgctcattaagagggacgcagaggaatttttctcgaatgacgctaaatacctcgagtttttcgcctctgccttgacaagtgattttattattttccataccctgttgaaagtaactgttgatgatatttgtattctagaacctggatgggagggatataaattgatgtctaatgaaaattctttcatagtaactacaggggggaaatgtggagtatggaatgtattcttatgctttttattagtcaataggtttatttagtttagtcactagaatagaattttgcatgacctagcggaaatttccgtccgtgacacctatgagttgggggcgcgtcatctaccatgacactcccatttctttgttcagtttcccgcctaaagtctgtacctatgtcacatgacctttgtcaataaaactagtcgacctgctggggggattcagggagttcaaactagtcaggctggaggatagacgcgctcctgccgctggctgctctgaccccctccttcagctgaagctagataaaactcatcatggccgactctgtgtgcttcctctaattcgaagttattgaatgtttatcgattagatccaacatatagtatggcttttttcctttaaaaaacgacatagtatagtatggctttttttcttaaaaaacgacatagtatagtatggctttccccccctaaaaacgacatagtatagcatggctttttttcttgaaaaacgacatagtcgaagaaggctttttccctaaaaaacgacatagtatagtatggctttcccccctaaaaaacgacatagtatagtatggcttttttcctttaaaaaacgacatagtatagtaatgctttttttcctaaaaaacgacatagtatagcatggctttttttcttgaaaaacgacatagtagaggaagcctttttttcttaaaaaacgacatagtatagtaaggctttttttcctaaaaaacgacatagtatagtgaggctttttttctttaaaaaatgacagcaagtaaggctaagagagtcggagaataaatctgacttctgattcttcaccttctggttgttgctgtggtccactggcaaaatcattgggtcagaacatgaggcgggaatcaggagtgagttcaattccactcgttgcaattctcaatttgtttattgaggtaatgaaaaggatagatataacttccaatcacattatttcagaagtcactgtggtccagtggcaaagacaatgggtcagaacttcaggtggactcaagttcgaatcagaagtgagtttgattccactctttgcaattctcaaattgtttattgaggtaattaaaaggataaatataacttccaatcacatcatttcagaagacactgtggtccagtggcaagaacaatgggttgatattgaagttggacacaagttcaaatctggagtgagttcaagtccactctttgcaaatctcaaattgtttattgaggtgatgaaaattataaatataacttccgactcatctcatttcagaagtcactgtggtccagtggcaaagacaatgggtcagacagacctcaggttagtggatttgactgccatgtgggagatggggttcgaatcccgctctcgtttgactaatcactacactagtagttcagtaaattggtaatccttttttcattcaaataaagacttagtcatttttttcagcaaaacaatatttccggtcagccttcggctgaccggaagacagttgggagggggggttcctggtggtgttcgacagtcggccttcggccgactgccgacaccatacagtcgttgactggcgacaccgggacgtgaaccctcgacacccacatcgcaggcaggtgacttacccactacaccacgaggcggcccgcctatacatgattggaagttatatttatccttttcattacctaaataaacaatttgagaattgcaaagagtggaattgaactcattcctgatttgaacttgagtccacctgaagttctgacccattgtctttgccactggaccacagtaacttctgaaataatgtgattggaagttatatctatccttttcattacctaaataaacaatttgagaattgcaaagagtggaattgaactcattcctgatttgaacttgagtccacctgaagttctgacccattgtctttgccactggaccacagtgacttctgaaataatgtgattggaagttatatctatccttttcattacctaaataaacaatttgagaattgcaaagagtggaattgaactcattcctgatttgaacttga
Above is a window of Stigmatopora argus isolate UIUO_Sarg chromosome 11, RoL_Sarg_1.0, whole genome shotgun sequence DNA encoding:
- the dennd10 gene encoding DENN domain-containing protein 10, translating into MASTETPSMLSIGLIEKDVNGDTLWVWCYPAVSSELRKVLLTKCCLTQSNEEFHTFVFGQFCRTWYYISTMAVQEPTALNKVTHLSVAVIAKDFNPEKYAALNRILCRTYIKYGSPVKMMEVYIAVLTKGICQSEENGSFLIKDYDVRQAFLAGSIKDVVLQFGMETIILYTAVMLKKRIAVHHPRIEALLEFTRALPALAWHRKDWSILHPYVHLSDSELEHLSKCPGYIAGFVDPEVSNRTELFDVYVNLPESIITISQSAKESMMMGKLHKEIGHLIVQSAEDTERSDSHVIKDISLKTKQILTHLGSLADQCEGSKLTMEHLKQQHFPSATENFLFHLAAAEQILQI